A genomic window from Pseudohongiella acticola includes:
- a CDS encoding HD domain-containing phosphohydrolase, giving the protein MTELSNTKPTVLIVDDEPVNLQVLREILHKNYRLLFARDGHKALELAASERPDLILLDVMMPGLTGFDTCKQLKQQSQTQHIPVIFVTALSEESDESKGFDCGGVDYITKPVSPAIVRARVRTHLSLVHMDELRETRLQIVQRLGLAAEYKDNETGLHVIRMSHYSRILARAAGFSEAAQEEILHAAPMHDIGKIGIPDAILAKPGKLDAEEWQVMQQHPAIGAHIIGDQSTDLLQTARRIALYHHEKWDGSGYPEGLQGEAIPIEARIVAIADVFDALVTKRPYKDAWPVEKAVELIRSEAGKHFDPTLAELFLQELPAILEVRERWAEPDSP; this is encoded by the coding sequence ATGACTGAACTGTCTAATACCAAACCTACTGTGTTAATTGTCGATGACGAACCTGTCAATTTGCAGGTGCTGCGGGAAATCCTGCACAAAAACTATCGTCTGCTGTTCGCCCGGGACGGTCACAAGGCGCTGGAGCTGGCCGCATCAGAGCGGCCCGACCTGATACTGCTCGACGTCATGATGCCAGGCCTGACCGGTTTTGATACCTGCAAACAATTGAAGCAGCAAAGCCAGACGCAACACATTCCGGTGATCTTTGTGACCGCCCTCAGTGAAGAATCTGATGAGTCAAAAGGATTTGACTGCGGTGGCGTGGATTACATCACCAAGCCGGTCAGCCCGGCCATCGTCCGCGCTCGTGTGCGCACCCATCTTTCGCTGGTGCACATGGACGAGCTGCGCGAAACCCGTCTGCAGATTGTGCAGCGACTGGGCCTGGCAGCCGAATACAAAGACAATGAGACCGGCCTGCACGTGATCCGCATGAGTCATTATTCGCGCATTCTGGCGCGTGCGGCAGGATTCAGTGAAGCCGCACAGGAAGAAATTCTGCACGCTGCCCCCATGCATGACATCGGCAAGATCGGCATTCCCGATGCCATTCTGGCCAAACCAGGCAAGCTTGACGCCGAAGAATGGCAGGTAATGCAGCAACACCCGGCCATTGGTGCCCACATCATCGGCGACCAGTCCACCGACTTGTTGCAGACGGCCCGCCGCATCGCGTTGTATCATCACGAAAAATGGGATGGCAGCGGCTACCCTGAAGGCCTGCAGGGTGAAGCCATTCCCATCGAAGCGCGGATTGTAGCGATTGCCGACGTGTTTGATGCCCTGGTCACCAAACGCCCCTACAAAGATGCCTGGCCGGTCGAGAAAGCAGTCGAGCTCATACGCAGCGAAGCCGGCAAACATTTTGACCCTACCCTTGCCGAGCTGTTCCTGCAGGAACTGCCGGCCATTCTCGAAGTCAGAGAGCGCTGGGCCGAGCCTGATTCGCCCTGA
- a CDS encoding App1 family protein, which produces MSFQGRLHRYAVSLRRGLHILASPVKGDNGRGGLFIQAYRGYGSRDRVFLMGQVFRQPGFGASWREDRLRRDLIDLLRRLLRKPIVGASVRVRYKDTDTLVSSDRHGFFRVDMALGEMPSDVCWHQVDLSLDNPVDERASTIGEFYTPLPSARHGVISDIDDTVVYTGVANTFMMMWRLFAQGAESRVVFPGVPALYQAFHEGREGGASNPLFYVSRGPWSIYDVLVEVFHRNRIPGGPILILREWGMKRGSLLPRRARDHKLDAIRHILAIYPDMQFVLVGDSGQHDPETYLRVLRENPGRILSIYIRDVSNTPERTQAIAALADETRTAGCDLTLAADNIAMAEHAASQALIADSAVAAVREEQCEMEERDN; this is translated from the coding sequence ATGTCTTTTCAGGGTCGCTTGCATCGTTACGCAGTATCCCTTCGACGGGGGCTCCACATTCTGGCGTCACCGGTCAAAGGTGACAATGGTCGTGGCGGTCTTTTTATTCAGGCTTATCGTGGTTACGGCTCCCGGGACCGGGTGTTCCTGATGGGGCAGGTTTTCCGGCAGCCGGGATTCGGCGCTTCCTGGCGTGAAGACAGACTGCGGCGGGACCTGATTGATCTGTTACGCCGACTGCTACGCAAACCGATTGTTGGTGCCAGCGTCCGGGTCAGGTACAAGGATACCGACACCCTCGTCAGCTCCGACCGGCATGGCTTTTTCCGGGTGGACATGGCACTGGGGGAAATGCCGTCGGACGTGTGCTGGCATCAGGTGGATCTGTCGCTGGACAACCCTGTCGATGAACGTGCCAGCACTATCGGCGAATTCTATACACCCTTGCCTTCTGCCCGTCACGGTGTGATCAGCGATATCGACGATACGGTGGTTTACACGGGGGTGGCCAACACATTCATGATGATGTGGCGTCTGTTTGCCCAGGGGGCGGAGAGCCGTGTCGTATTTCCCGGTGTGCCTGCTTTGTATCAGGCGTTCCATGAGGGTCGTGAGGGTGGGGCAAGCAACCCGCTGTTCTATGTGTCGCGCGGGCCCTGGAGTATCTATGATGTGCTGGTGGAAGTGTTCCACCGCAACCGGATTCCCGGTGGGCCCATCCTGATTCTGCGAGAATGGGGCATGAAACGCGGCAGTCTGTTGCCGCGCAGAGCCAGGGATCACAAACTGGATGCGATTCGCCACATTCTTGCGATTTACCCTGACATGCAGTTTGTGCTGGTGGGGGATTCCGGCCAGCATGATCCGGAAACCTATCTTCGTGTCCTGAGAGAGAATCCGGGACGCATACTGAGTATCTATATCCGGGATGTCAGTAACACACCTGAGCGTACGCAGGCCATTGCCGCGCTGGCTGATGAAACGCGGACGGCTGGCTGTGATCTGACACTGGCGGCGGACAACATTGCCATGGCGGAGCACGCAGCGTCGCAGGCGTTGATTGCCGACAGTGCGGTGGCGGCTGTGCGGGAAGAGCAATGTGAAATGGAAGAAAGAGACAACTGA
- a CDS encoding CDP-alcohol phosphatidyltransferase family protein: MTNESQTYRTLQTELRRAALSGFVGFLLCASLLFITTTAENTLLYLSASVMLWLLAWHQSNKRLHLNRANTSAALQSDLGPANCMTLSRGWLIAATGGFLLIPDVLATHPVLLWIAAALYSVAAIFDRVDGYLARRSQRTSLLGAELDTVFDALGLLIAPVLALQHGKIHASYLLVSVAYYLFVVGIKVRERNHKPVYALPPSVLRRTLAGFQMGYVAVVLWPPFRAEITVLAGFGFMVPLLIGFTVDWLLVSGRLQRRPQRYAMLQQVTHNALLPVLRLMLPLSAWLIVSDGFPVTPALFMPITGLFIIGVSLMLLGLAGRAGAVAVLMLLAWTGPAPDDSIAAVFCLFASITILLLGCGRFSAWQADDDWVNRQDGA, from the coding sequence TTGACTAATGAATCCCAAACCTACAGAACCCTGCAGACCGAACTGAGGCGAGCTGCTTTATCCGGTTTTGTCGGATTTCTGCTGTGTGCTTCGTTGCTGTTCATAACAACCACGGCAGAGAACACGTTGTTGTATTTGAGCGCCAGCGTGATGTTGTGGCTACTGGCCTGGCACCAAAGCAACAAACGCCTGCACCTGAACCGTGCCAATACCTCTGCTGCCCTGCAGTCTGATCTGGGACCCGCCAACTGCATGACCCTGAGCCGTGGCTGGCTGATAGCCGCCACTGGCGGGTTTTTGTTGATCCCGGACGTACTGGCAACCCACCCCGTGCTGTTGTGGATTGCGGCAGCGCTGTACTCGGTGGCCGCCATCTTTGACCGCGTCGATGGTTACCTGGCCCGACGCAGCCAGCGCACCAGTCTGCTGGGCGCCGAACTCGACACGGTGTTTGATGCCCTGGGCCTGCTGATCGCGCCAGTGCTGGCCCTGCAGCACGGAAAAATTCACGCCTCCTACCTGCTGGTCAGTGTCGCCTACTACCTGTTTGTTGTCGGCATCAAAGTGCGGGAACGCAATCACAAACCGGTTTATGCTTTGCCGCCGAGCGTGTTGCGCCGGACGTTGGCCGGTTTCCAGATGGGGTATGTCGCGGTGGTATTATGGCCACCCTTCAGAGCCGAGATCACAGTGCTGGCCGGATTCGGATTCATGGTGCCATTGTTGATCGGCTTCACCGTCGACTGGCTGCTGGTCAGCGGTCGCCTGCAGAGGCGGCCGCAACGCTACGCTATGTTGCAGCAGGTCACGCACAATGCGCTGCTGCCGGTACTGAGACTGATGCTGCCGTTGTCAGCCTGGTTGATTGTCAGTGACGGGTTCCCTGTGACACCAGCTTTGTTCATGCCGATTACTGGCCTGTTCATTATCGGTGTGTCGCTGATGCTACTGGGACTGGCTGGTCGGGCAGGCGCGGTCGCGGTGTTGATGCTACTGGCGTGGACCGGTCCGGCACCCGATGACTCAATTGCGGCTGTTTTCTGTCTCTTTGCATCAATCACCATTCTGCTACTGGGCTGCGGTAGATTCAGTGCCTGGCAGGCCGATGACGATTGGGTTAATCGACAGGATGGTGCCTGA
- a CDS encoding lysylphosphatidylglycerol synthase transmembrane domain-containing protein has product MPQSRWIALLLWPLALALVTWTLSQMPLAGLSGILAELHWHQWVLWTLVNVLVIAVSTERWRRLGRMLGEAPGFWQMLLIRQAGQTVSFITPAPHFGGEPFQIYWLVKRAGMSIHRAVLSLALDRFYELWINFLVLMLGVSLILLAPQAATIVSNSQITDNQVSDWQVILLLLLTLLVALSIIAWVLIRQPALISSRLEKVSARWFDSPKLAALGAHWHSLGSDIKKVVRTQKAELLNALLLSLLGWALMIFEVWLALSFFDIRLDTVALAQIMVAMRLALLLPLPGGIGSLEAAVLWSFQTLSLPMEAALGLIALTRLRDVLVLVSGAVCLYTLRKKH; this is encoded by the coding sequence ATGCCACAGTCACGCTGGATCGCCCTGTTACTGTGGCCGCTGGCCCTGGCACTGGTTACCTGGACACTCAGCCAGATGCCGCTGGCAGGGCTCAGCGGCATTCTGGCAGAACTGCACTGGCATCAGTGGGTGTTGTGGACACTGGTTAACGTGCTGGTCATTGCCGTGAGTACGGAACGCTGGCGGCGACTGGGTCGTATGCTGGGCGAGGCACCGGGATTCTGGCAGATGCTGCTGATTCGTCAGGCCGGACAGACAGTCAGTTTTATTACTCCGGCACCACATTTTGGCGGCGAACCTTTCCAGATCTACTGGCTGGTCAAACGCGCCGGGATGAGCATCCATCGCGCGGTGCTGTCGCTGGCGCTGGACCGGTTCTACGAGCTGTGGATAAATTTTCTGGTGTTGATGCTGGGTGTCAGCCTGATATTGCTGGCACCGCAAGCGGCAACGATCGTCAGCAACAGTCAGATAACAGATAACCAGGTCAGCGACTGGCAGGTCATTCTGCTGCTCCTGCTGACACTGTTGGTGGCTTTGTCGATAATAGCCTGGGTTTTGATCAGGCAACCCGCGCTGATTTCGTCAAGGTTGGAAAAAGTCAGTGCACGCTGGTTTGACAGCCCGAAGCTGGCGGCGCTGGGTGCTCATTGGCATTCGCTGGGCAGCGACATCAAAAAAGTTGTTCGCACCCAGAAAGCTGAATTATTGAATGCCCTGTTATTATCCTTGCTGGGCTGGGCATTGATGATTTTTGAAGTGTGGTTGGCGCTGAGTTTTTTTGATATCAGGCTGGATACGGTTGCGCTGGCGCAGATCATGGTAGCAATGCGCCTGGCCCTGTTGCTGCCGCTGCCCGGCGGCATTGGCAGCCTGGAAGCCGCGGTGCTGTGGAGCTTTCAGACCCTGTCATTGCCAATGGAGGCAGCGCTGGGGCTGATTGCATTGACGCGTCTGCGCGATGTGCTGGTATTGGTGTCTGGCGCAGTCTGCCTGTATACACTGCGAAAGAAGCACTGA
- a CDS encoding 6-pyruvoyl trahydropterin synthase family protein — MYTVAVTKDFIANHYLIGGDWGSENSPHAHHYVAEVSIEAAELDKHGYLVDIVEIEAALDSIVEDFRDSMLNDKPEFAGLNPSIEHFSRIICERLMANIKPPGSGLLNVKLWENATCWAAYRQSF, encoded by the coding sequence ATGTACACTGTTGCTGTGACCAAGGATTTTATCGCCAATCACTATCTGATCGGCGGGGATTGGGGGAGTGAAAACTCACCCCATGCTCATCACTATGTTGCTGAAGTCAGCATTGAAGCGGCAGAGCTGGACAAGCACGGTTACCTTGTCGACATCGTTGAAATCGAAGCCGCACTGGACAGCATTGTTGAAGATTTTCGTGACAGCATGCTTAATGACAAACCCGAGTTTGCCGGTCTGAATCCCAGTATTGAACATTTCAGTCGCATCATCTGTGAGCGCCTGATGGCCAATATCAAACCACCGGGCAGTGGTCTGTTGAATGTGAAACTGTGGGAGAATGCGACTTGTTGGGCGGCTTACCGGCAGTCATTCTGA
- a CDS encoding MDR/zinc-dependent alcohol dehydrogenase-like family protein — MEIQPARNQQITSRQLWFTAPQQLEERSVALPAPGPGQLRVKSLCSAISAGSELLVYRGELPEEMSLDANLASLSSASTYPLQYGYACVGEVMDVGEGVDLAWVGRRVFSFQPHASHFISTAEQLTPVPEDVDTEAAVFLPNMETAVNLVQDGAPMIGEHVVVLGQGIVGLLLTGVLARHPLSGLYTLDTQARRRQCSLKQGASASLDPLADLASIQCDVLGGKGADLIYEVSGVPDALNQAIALSGFDARIVIGSWYGKKSAAIALGGEAHRNRLKITTSQVSTLAPGLSGRWDKTRRFDICWQMIRHLQPQTLISHRHALDEAAALYQMLHNKHEEVLQAVFVYP; from the coding sequence ATGGAAATACAGCCAGCACGCAATCAGCAGATTACAAGCCGGCAGCTGTGGTTTACTGCGCCGCAGCAGCTTGAAGAAAGATCTGTCGCATTGCCTGCGCCGGGCCCAGGCCAGTTGCGCGTAAAATCGTTGTGCTCTGCCATCAGCGCCGGGTCTGAGTTGCTGGTCTATCGGGGCGAACTGCCGGAAGAAATGTCACTTGACGCTAATCTGGCGTCACTGTCATCTGCATCGACGTATCCGTTGCAATACGGCTACGCATGCGTGGGCGAAGTCATGGATGTGGGTGAGGGTGTTGACCTCGCCTGGGTTGGTCGTCGGGTATTTTCCTTTCAGCCGCATGCCTCGCATTTTATTAGTACTGCAGAGCAACTGACACCGGTGCCCGAGGATGTAGACACTGAGGCCGCGGTTTTTCTGCCCAATATGGAGACCGCGGTCAATCTGGTTCAGGATGGCGCGCCCATGATAGGCGAACACGTGGTGGTGCTCGGGCAGGGCATTGTCGGGTTGCTGTTGACCGGTGTGCTGGCCAGACATCCACTGAGCGGCCTGTATACACTGGATACCCAGGCCAGGCGACGGCAGTGTTCACTGAAGCAGGGTGCCAGTGCCAGTTTAGATCCGCTGGCTGATCTGGCCAGCATCCAGTGTGATGTTCTGGGTGGCAAGGGCGCTGATCTTATTTACGAAGTCAGCGGCGTGCCGGATGCGCTAAACCAGGCCATTGCGCTCAGTGGTTTTGACGCCCGCATCGTTATTGGCAGCTGGTATGGTAAAAAGTCTGCCGCCATTGCGCTGGGTGGCGAAGCCCATCGTAATCGTCTGAAGATTACCACCAGTCAGGTCAGTACCCTGGCTCCGGGCCTGTCCGGGCGCTGGGACAAAACCCGACGATTTGATATTTGCTGGCAGATGATCCGGCACCTGCAACCACAGACATTGATCAGTCATCGCCACGCACTGGATGAGGCGGCTGCGCTGTATCAGATGTTGCACAATAAACACGAAGAGGTACTGCAGGCTGTATTTGTCTACCCATAA
- a CDS encoding RibD family protein encodes MNLNQQIESWLLSQRAQLVARDRPFVTLSYAQSWDGSITLQSGEPLALSGEPAMQLTHHLRSLHDGILVGIGTVLSDDPRLNVRQWQGPDPQPIVLDAQFRIPPGARLCHLSDKRCWVLTSAETACPVDSALEVIRLPGDSAGRVSLHDALGELKQRGINSLMVEGGANVITGFLKQKLVDAIVLTVAPRLVGGYKAVGDLQFSDRAALPKIAPVFTDTLGSDVIMWGKVQYDNVAGDEDADHAGAS; translated from the coding sequence ATGAATCTGAACCAGCAAATTGAAAGCTGGCTGCTGTCCCAGCGGGCACAATTGGTTGCCCGCGACCGTCCCTTTGTCACCCTGAGTTATGCCCAGAGCTGGGACGGCAGCATCACGTTGCAATCCGGTGAGCCGCTGGCCTTAAGCGGTGAGCCCGCTATGCAGTTGACCCACCATTTGCGAAGTCTGCATGATGGCATTCTGGTCGGTATAGGCACCGTGCTGTCCGATGACCCAAGGTTGAATGTCCGGCAATGGCAGGGGCCTGATCCACAGCCAATTGTACTGGACGCGCAATTCAGAATTCCGCCCGGTGCGCGATTGTGCCACCTGTCGGACAAGCGGTGCTGGGTTCTGACCAGTGCTGAGACGGCCTGCCCGGTTGACTCCGCTCTGGAAGTCATTCGCCTGCCGGGTGACAGTGCGGGCCGGGTGTCATTGCACGACGCTCTCGGTGAACTGAAGCAACGTGGAATCAACAGCCTGATGGTGGAAGGCGGCGCCAATGTCATCACGGGCTTCCTGAAACAGAAGCTGGTGGACGCCATCGTGCTGACAGTTGCGCCCCGACTGGTCGGGGGTTACAAGGCCGTGGGGGATCTTCAGTTCAGCGACAGAGCTGCCTTGCCGAAGATTGCGCCGGTGTTTACCGATACGCTGGGCAGCGATGTGATCATGTGGGGCAAGGTGCAGTATGATAATGTTGCCGGCGACGAAGATGCCGATCACGCTGGAGCAAGCTGA
- the ribA gene encoding GTP cyclohydrolase II, giving the protein MTSIRTLKTDKIQATVKRVTSGRIPTEHGDFQLLYYTNSIDNKEHLAFCLGDVAGEDILTRVHSECFTGDVMGSRRCDCGEQLQRSMALVAAKGQGVIVYLRQEGRGIGLMAKLDAYNLQDQGYDTVDANLMLGHEADEREYSLAACILEDLGVASVQLMTNNPLKISALQASGIKVSSRVSLEAPVNADNKAYLLAKATRMDHMLDMSQNERNIKATTTANVSARGKNESEPAN; this is encoded by the coding sequence ATGACAAGCATCAGGACGCTCAAGACAGACAAAATCCAGGCCACGGTGAAACGCGTGACATCGGGACGCATTCCGACCGAGCATGGCGATTTTCAGTTGCTGTATTATACCAATTCGATCGACAACAAAGAGCATCTGGCATTCTGTCTGGGTGACGTTGCCGGCGAAGACATATTAACGCGCGTGCACTCTGAGTGTTTTACCGGAGACGTGATGGGATCGAGGCGCTGCGATTGCGGGGAGCAGTTGCAACGTTCCATGGCGCTGGTGGCCGCCAAAGGCCAGGGCGTCATAGTCTATCTGCGACAGGAGGGCCGGGGCATCGGATTGATGGCCAAACTTGATGCCTATAATTTGCAGGATCAGGGCTATGATACCGTTGACGCAAACCTGATGCTTGGGCACGAGGCCGATGAACGCGAATACTCACTGGCGGCCTGCATCCTGGAAGACCTTGGGGTGGCGTCCGTGCAACTGATGACCAATAACCCGTTAAAAATTTCGGCACTGCAGGCATCGGGCATCAAGGTCAGCTCGCGGGTTTCACTGGAAGCCCCTGTCAATGCCGACAACAAAGCTTACCTGTTGGCCAAGGCCACACGTATGGATCACATGCTGGACATGTCGCAAAATGAAAGAAATATAAAAGCGACAACGACAGCAAACGTGAGCGCCAGGGGAAAGAATGAATCTGAACCAGCAAATTGA
- a CDS encoding glycosyltransferase family 4 protein, whose translation MTPELYFVIPGELKTLTGGYAYDRELMTALRHAGIIVHHVTLSGQFPTPDESALADAGAQLAAIPDQALVLIDGLAYGVMDTLAAREHHRLRIIALCHHPLALETGLTEDVKAALLQSERTALTLACAVVVTSSATASLLTERFDVSADKITVALPGTGRPAFAPCRGQPPCLLTVATLTRRKAHDVLISALSRVEALPWRARFVGGDQFDPAWSAQLRTQVADLGLGERIQFAGSVDDLNTEYAAADVFVLPSRFEGYGMVFAEALSYGLPVIAAHAGAVPDVVPDSAGILVAPDDADKLAAALHAILSTPSHFAALRRGAQAAAAQLPQWQNTANQLIAVLQTVAQQQVNQQT comes from the coding sequence TTGACGCCAGAACTGTATTTTGTCATTCCCGGGGAGTTAAAGACGCTGACCGGTGGCTACGCCTACGATCGAGAATTGATGACTGCCCTGAGACATGCAGGCATCATCGTCCATCACGTGACATTGTCTGGACAGTTTCCGACGCCGGACGAATCCGCACTGGCCGATGCAGGTGCACAGCTGGCAGCCATCCCCGATCAGGCTCTGGTGTTAATTGATGGCCTTGCTTATGGCGTCATGGACACCCTGGCGGCCCGGGAGCACCACCGCCTGCGAATTATTGCGCTGTGCCACCACCCACTGGCGCTGGAGACGGGTCTGACTGAAGATGTCAAAGCCGCGTTGTTGCAGTCAGAACGAACAGCACTGACCCTGGCCTGCGCCGTTGTTGTCACCAGCTCAGCCACCGCCTCCCTGCTCACTGAACGCTTTGATGTTTCTGCCGACAAAATCACGGTTGCCCTGCCCGGCACTGGCAGACCTGCGTTTGCACCGTGCCGGGGACAGCCGCCCTGTTTGCTGACAGTGGCGACACTGACTCGTCGCAAAGCACATGACGTCCTGATCAGTGCTCTGTCACGCGTTGAGGCGCTGCCATGGCGCGCACGCTTTGTCGGTGGCGATCAGTTTGACCCGGCCTGGTCAGCGCAGCTCAGGACACAGGTTGCCGACCTGGGCCTTGGCGAGCGCATTCAATTTGCAGGCAGTGTCGACGACCTGAACACTGAATATGCCGCCGCCGATGTATTCGTCCTGCCCTCACGCTTTGAAGGCTACGGGATGGTATTTGCTGAAGCGTTGTCCTATGGCCTGCCCGTCATCGCCGCACATGCGGGTGCCGTGCCAGATGTGGTACCTGACAGTGCCGGCATTCTGGTCGCGCCTGATGATGCAGACAAGCTGGCAGCGGCACTTCACGCTATACTGTCAACGCCGTCACATTTTGCCGCCTTGCGGCGTGGTGCCCAGGCGGCGGCTGCACAGTTACCGCAATGGCAGAATACCGCCAACCAACTCATAGCGGTTTTGCAGACCGTTGCCCAACAACAGGTGAACCAACAGACATGA
- a CDS encoding class I SAM-dependent methyltransferase, protein MSGFSVSWLDLREPADHAARDQELASKLVRHLQADADISPIIVDLGSGTGSTLRALTALGAQRCVWRLVDHDPGLLNEALRRHGHSEIVEDYEADLNDVDALPLGGLTLLSASALFDLASTQLIDALVARVRRQSAVFYAALNYDGNTQWTPPHPLDDAVLKAFNQDQRRDKGLGAALGPEAAEYIKTTLETAGYTVYQAASPWQLGPDQHSLLAELIAGIRAAAGNGGTLSITELDQWQSFRVSHVNSGNAVIGHLDVLAFPPGA, encoded by the coding sequence GTGAGCGGATTTTCTGTAAGCTGGCTGGACCTGCGTGAACCGGCTGACCACGCGGCACGCGACCAGGAACTGGCCAGCAAGCTGGTGCGCCATTTGCAGGCCGATGCCGATATTTCCCCGATCATTGTCGACCTGGGCTCTGGCACCGGTTCGACACTTCGCGCGTTGACGGCGCTGGGCGCACAGCGCTGTGTCTGGCGCCTGGTGGATCACGATCCAGGACTGCTTAACGAGGCTCTGCGGCGACACGGCCACAGCGAAATCGTCGAGGATTACGAAGCCGACCTGAACGACGTCGATGCCTTACCGCTGGGCGGACTGACCTTGCTGTCGGCGTCGGCTCTTTTTGATCTGGCTTCAACACAGCTCATTGACGCGCTGGTGGCGCGTGTGCGCCGCCAGTCGGCGGTGTTTTATGCGGCCCTGAACTATGACGGCAACACACAATGGACACCGCCACATCCGCTGGATGACGCTGTGCTCAAGGCGTTTAATCAGGACCAGCGCCGCGACAAAGGGCTGGGTGCTGCACTGGGACCGGAGGCGGCCGAATACATAAAAACTACACTGGAAACCGCTGGTTACACTGTTTACCAAGCGGCAAGCCCGTGGCAACTGGGCCCTGATCAACACTCGCTGCTAGCTGAATTGATTGCGGGAATCCGGGCAGCCGCCGGCAATGGCGGCACGCTGTCCATAACAGAGCTGGACCAGTGGCAGTCTTTTCGTGTGTCCCACGTTAATAGCGGCAACGCTGTCATCGGGCATCTCGACGTGCTCGCGTTTCCACCCGGAGCCTGA
- a CDS encoding GGDEF domain-containing protein has translation MLAKLRSALTQSRVTAGTGSARVTGPIRHQQRLVYAILIVMALYFAVIGTLNVIVFADYPVALLDYAGAIGVLAALVFFHRSGNLLIASWLVVLILIGVLLSFIHMAEGRNYSVIWVTVLPPVAFFLLGRRAGAWLSGLIFAYVIGFVYLYLPQWPPAQMTLGAWLNIVEVLTAQWFIFRLYERSRAEAFAELETLSITDKLTGLLNRSHLDTLLQYELERCSRSGQPLTLVLCDIDHFKRINDEHGHLTGDIILREFAKVLRQHTRANDICGRWGGEEFLIICPDTPVDAAAAITSKLHTALAAAHFSKGLSVSSSFGIASQTGTDALQLSDHLLRRADDALYDAKRRGRACAVIAAGGGAYQPVPRRAKVT, from the coding sequence ATGCTGGCAAAATTGCGCTCGGCTTTAACACAGTCACGCGTCACGGCTGGCACGGGCTCGGCCAGGGTGACCGGTCCGATAAGGCATCAACAGCGGCTTGTGTATGCCATTCTGATCGTCATGGCACTGTATTTTGCTGTGATTGGCACTCTCAACGTCATTGTTTTTGCTGACTACCCGGTCGCTCTGCTGGATTACGCCGGTGCAATCGGCGTGTTGGCAGCACTGGTTTTTTTTCATCGATCGGGTAATTTGCTGATTGCATCGTGGCTGGTTGTCTTGATTCTGATTGGCGTACTGCTCAGTTTCATACATATGGCTGAGGGGCGTAATTACTCGGTCATCTGGGTTACGGTACTGCCGCCCGTGGCATTTTTTCTGTTGGGTCGCCGTGCCGGCGCCTGGTTAAGCGGTCTGATCTTCGCTTACGTTATCGGTTTTGTGTACTTGTACCTGCCGCAGTGGCCACCCGCGCAGATGACGCTGGGTGCGTGGCTGAACATTGTTGAAGTGCTGACCGCTCAGTGGTTCATTTTCCGTCTGTACGAACGCTCACGCGCCGAAGCTTTTGCCGAGCTGGAAACATTGTCGATAACGGATAAACTAACCGGGCTGCTTAACAGAAGCCACCTGGATACTCTGCTGCAATACGAACTTGAACGCTGCAGCCGTAGCGGCCAGCCACTGACCCTGGTGCTGTGCGATATTGACCACTTCAAACGCATTAACGATGAGCATGGTCACCTGACCGGGGATATCATACTGCGGGAGTTTGCCAAGGTATTGCGCCAGCATACACGAGCCAACGATATCTGCGGGCGCTGGGGCGGAGAGGAATTCCTCATTATCTGTCCCGACACCCCGGTCGATGCTGCCGCCGCCATCACCAGCAAATTGCATACAGCGCTGGCTGCTGCGCATTTCAGCAAGGGGCTCAGTGTCAGCTCGAGCTTTGGCATTGCCAGTCAGACCGGCACAGACGCGCTGCAGCTCTCTGATCACCTCCTGCGCCGCGCTGACGACGCGCTATACGATGCCAAACGTCGCGGGCGTGCCTGCGCGGTCATTGCCGCAGGCGGCGGTGCCTACCAACCGGTCCCGCGGCGCGCTAAAGTGACTTAA